One Phycisphaeraceae bacterium genomic window carries:
- a CDS encoding glycine zipper 2TM domain-containing protein encodes MRINSHRAFLSSRLALTLAAIGASSSLSGCESGGQTGALVGGGFGALMGQSIGGNTSGTLIGAAVGTGAGYMIGNERDRQGAREEQARRDRERERRDREHAAALRDLEARQAQLEAQGAAPTTGTFIPPAWPGSTPEMKPFADTAWRVTSMSPPPRRAFQSMTLHFQPNGHVVTTTQLPDGTMRVDSETYRVVGNTLIINGSDYLTNSAWTLSGNTLTLVNQTFRTTLERVGDGD; translated from the coding sequence ATGCGGATCAACAGTCATCGTGCGTTCCTCTCGTCCCGGCTTGCCCTAACACTCGCTGCGATCGGCGCCTCGTCCTCGCTGTCGGGCTGCGAGTCCGGAGGGCAGACCGGCGCCCTCGTCGGCGGCGGCTTCGGCGCGCTCATGGGGCAGTCGATCGGAGGCAACACCAGCGGGACGCTGATCGGCGCCGCGGTGGGCACGGGCGCCGGCTACATGATCGGGAACGAGCGCGACCGGCAGGGCGCGCGCGAGGAGCAGGCCCGTCGCGACAGGGAGCGTGAGCGCCGCGACCGCGAGCACGCGGCGGCGCTGCGCGACCTCGAAGCCCGGCAGGCGCAGCTGGAAGCGCAGGGCGCCGCGCCCACGACGGGGACCTTCATCCCGCCCGCGTGGCCCGGGTCGACGCCCGAGATGAAGCCGTTCGCCGACACAGCCTGGCGCGTGACATCGATGTCGCCCCCGCCCCGGCGCGCCTTCCAGTCGATGACGCTGCACTTCCAGCCCAACGGGCACGTCGTGACGACGACGCAGCTGCCCGACGGGACGATGCGCGTCGATTCCGAGACCTACCGCGTGGTCGGCAACACGCTGATCATCAACGGCTCCGACTACCTGACCAACTCGGCGTGGACCCTCAGCGGCAACACGCTCACGCTGGTCAACCAGACCTTCCGGACGACGCTCGAGCGCGTCGGCGATGGGGACTGA
- a CDS encoding peptide chain release factor 3 yields MTENSSSLPRRTFAIISHPDAGKTTLTEKFLLYGGALGLAGSVTARKNQRATASDWMELERQRGISISSTVLQFDYAGYRVNLLDTPGHKDFSEDTYRVLTAVDAAVMVIDAGKGIEPQTRKLFEVCRRRGVPIFTFMNKCDRPTRDPLELLDELEKILGIGAFPVNWPIGSGTDFRGVYDRLSKQVHLFERTPHGAYVAPVNVMGLEDPAIRGRLDAHIYEQTRDEVEILQGAGESFDEKRVLAGEITPVYFGSAMNNFGVQMFLDGFLEHSAGPGPRKADGKVIQPTDKSFSGFVFKIQANMDPRHRDRIAFVRIVSGSFTREMSVVHVQSGKRIRLTNAQRLFGQQREVVDDGHAGDVVGIVGHDVLRIGDTLAEDRSVVFHEIPPFAPECFAYLHNPQPGNAKKFRLGVDQLLQEGVVQQIQVGAGMIKTPVLAAVGPLQFEVVQHRLKSEYGAESRLEPARWTLARWCRAPGGQSDFAALPSDAAYAEDAQGRPMLLFSDEWDLRHFAQRHPLVELSTVPLEDSADASARNAGAAGA; encoded by the coding sequence ATGACCGAGAACTCATCCTCACTCCCGCGTCGAACCTTCGCGATCATCTCGCACCCCGACGCCGGCAAAACGACGCTCACCGAGAAGTTTCTTCTCTACGGCGGCGCGCTGGGGCTCGCCGGGTCCGTCACGGCGCGCAAGAACCAGCGTGCGACCGCCAGCGACTGGATGGAGCTCGAACGCCAGCGTGGCATCTCGATCAGCTCGACCGTGCTGCAGTTCGATTACGCCGGCTATAGGGTCAACCTGCTCGACACGCCGGGCCACAAGGACTTCTCCGAAGACACCTACCGCGTGCTCACCGCCGTCGACGCCGCGGTCATGGTCATCGACGCCGGCAAGGGCATCGAGCCCCAGACGCGCAAGCTGTTCGAGGTCTGCCGCCGGCGCGGCGTGCCGATCTTCACCTTCATGAACAAGTGCGACCGCCCCACGCGAGACCCGCTCGAACTGCTCGATGAACTCGAGAAGATCCTGGGCATCGGCGCGTTCCCCGTGAACTGGCCGATCGGCTCGGGCACGGACTTCCGGGGCGTGTACGACCGGCTCTCGAAGCAGGTCCACCTGTTCGAGCGCACGCCCCACGGGGCGTATGTCGCGCCCGTCAACGTCATGGGTCTCGAAGACCCGGCCATCCGCGGTCGTCTCGACGCTCATATCTACGAGCAGACCCGCGACGAGGTCGAAATCCTGCAGGGCGCCGGGGAGTCGTTCGACGAGAAGCGCGTGCTCGCGGGCGAGATCACGCCCGTGTACTTCGGCAGCGCGATGAACAACTTCGGCGTGCAGATGTTTCTCGACGGGTTCCTGGAGCATTCCGCGGGCCCGGGCCCGCGCAAGGCGGATGGCAAGGTCATCCAGCCGACGGACAAGTCGTTCAGCGGCTTCGTCTTCAAGATCCAGGCGAACATGGACCCGCGCCATCGCGATCGCATCGCGTTCGTGCGCATCGTGTCGGGCTCGTTCACACGCGAGATGTCGGTTGTGCATGTTCAGAGCGGCAAGCGCATCCGACTCACCAACGCGCAGCGCCTCTTCGGCCAGCAGCGCGAGGTGGTGGACGACGGGCACGCCGGCGATGTCGTCGGCATCGTCGGACACGATGTCCTGCGCATCGGCGACACCCTGGCCGAGGACCGCTCGGTCGTGTTCCACGAGATCCCACCATTTGCGCCCGAGTGTTTCGCGTACCTGCACAACCCCCAGCCAGGCAACGCCAAGAAGTTCCGGCTAGGCGTCGATCAGCTCCTGCAGGAAGGCGTCGTGCAGCAGATCCAGGTGGGCGCCGGGATGATCAAGACCCCGGTGCTCGCGGCGGTCGGCCCGCTCCAATTCGAGGTCGTGCAGCACCGGCTCAAGTCGGAGTACGGCGCCGAGTCGCGCCTCGAACCGGCCCGCTGGACGCTCGCGCGCTGGTGCCGCGCGCCGGGCGGGCAGAGCGACTTCGCCGCCCTCCCTTCCGACGCGGCGTACGCAGAGGACGCGCAGGGACGGCCGATGCTGCTCTTCTCCGACGAGTGGGACCTGCGCCACTTCGCGCAGCGCCACCCGCTGGTGGAGCTCTCGACCGTTCCCTTGGAGGACAGCGCCGACGCTAGCGCCAGAAACGCCGGCGCTGCTGGGGCGTGA
- a CDS encoding phosphoenolpyruvate carboxylase: protein MDSPLARDIAWLHERLDEVETPGVRECLARTREASARMLASGDLDPSLAGMGLDEIHAVLKHLTIRFHLRNKAEQLQIARINRRRASEEAGGNPRPESLREAVDAIAREGVALDRLLGAIGRLDIRPTLTAHPTESRRRSVMQKQSRIADLLRINDAADATPAERARAEGRARQTLSVLLATDEVRAQRLEVIDEVRNGLHYLSGTIWDAVPALYRDLASSLRERFPRETGSLSVCDLPCFLRYRSWIGGDRDGNPKVTGELTRAALTEMRAAAVAKHLEGLEAIYQELSVSDRLAPIDPALLESIERDARERALDPGLVRHLRHEPFRVKVRSMQAKLSDPAYAASSFVEELLILRRAAAHAGLAEFAQDGPIADAIVRARVFGFHLAALDIRQHSRVHEGVVGEMLRIAGVARDYASMHERDRVATLRAELTTSRPLLSKRAALSSETRELLDTLGVVAAAVEREPESVGSYIVSMAHEVSDILEVLVLLREVGLWSIDGGVTRCPIDVAPLFETVDDLERAGAVLRELFSEPAYRAHLASRDGFQEVMLGYSDSNKDGGYWAANWRLYRAQDDLARVCRDAGVSFRFFHGRGGTVARGGGRAHRAILSSPRASRNGRIRFTEQGEVISFRYAMPELAHRHLEQIVNAMLRSVDAGAPESSGPDGFHDVMDSVAQRSRSVYRGLIDDPGFWGWFVGRSPVLHIGDLPIASRPVLRSGREVRFENLRAIPWVFAWTQMRYNAPGWYGVGEAFEREVMADGSRVEACRAAYREGGFFRAFIDNAQQEMARARLPVARWYAWEEGRAFHDRLAREYALAERAILAITGQRALLDNNPVIQRSIHERNPDTDAINALQVELLRRWRESPGAMGATRDAGDDGARLRRLILLSVNALAAAMQSTG from the coding sequence ATGGACTCGCCGCTCGCACGCGATATCGCCTGGCTCCACGAGCGACTCGACGAGGTTGAGACCCCCGGGGTGCGCGAGTGTCTGGCGCGGACGCGGGAGGCGTCGGCGCGGATGCTGGCGTCGGGCGATCTCGACCCGTCGCTGGCGGGCATGGGGCTCGATGAGATCCACGCGGTTCTCAAGCACCTCACCATCCGTTTCCACCTGCGCAACAAGGCCGAGCAGCTCCAGATCGCGCGCATCAACCGGCGCCGGGCGAGCGAGGAAGCCGGCGGGAACCCGCGCCCCGAATCGCTCAGGGAAGCCGTCGACGCGATCGCGCGAGAGGGGGTCGCGCTGGACCGGCTGCTCGGCGCCATCGGGCGGCTCGACATCCGTCCCACGCTGACGGCCCATCCGACCGAGTCGCGCCGGCGCAGCGTCATGCAGAAGCAGTCGCGCATCGCTGATCTGCTGCGCATCAACGACGCTGCCGACGCGACCCCGGCGGAGCGTGCGAGGGCCGAGGGACGGGCGCGACAGACACTCTCGGTGCTTCTCGCGACCGACGAGGTGCGCGCGCAGCGTCTTGAGGTGATCGACGAGGTGCGCAACGGGCTGCACTACCTCTCCGGCACGATCTGGGACGCGGTCCCGGCGCTGTATCGGGATCTGGCGTCTTCGTTACGCGAACGATTCCCGCGTGAGACGGGCTCGCTGAGCGTCTGCGACCTTCCGTGCTTTCTCAGGTACAGGTCGTGGATCGGCGGCGATCGTGACGGGAACCCGAAGGTGACGGGTGAACTCACCCGTGCGGCGCTGACCGAGATGCGCGCGGCCGCGGTCGCGAAACACCTCGAGGGCCTCGAGGCGATCTATCAGGAGCTGAGCGTTTCGGATCGGCTCGCACCGATCGACCCGGCGCTCCTGGAATCGATCGAGCGCGACGCGCGAGAGCGGGCGCTCGATCCCGGTCTGGTGCGACACCTGCGCCACGAGCCGTTCCGCGTGAAGGTGCGCTCCATGCAGGCGAAGCTCTCCGACCCGGCCTACGCGGCGTCGAGTTTCGTCGAGGAGCTTCTCATACTGCGCCGCGCCGCGGCGCACGCGGGGCTGGCGGAGTTCGCGCAGGACGGGCCAATCGCCGACGCGATCGTCCGGGCGCGGGTCTTTGGCTTCCACCTCGCGGCCCTGGACATCCGTCAGCACAGCCGCGTGCACGAGGGCGTCGTGGGGGAGATGCTGCGGATCGCGGGCGTGGCGCGGGATTACGCGTCGATGCACGAGCGCGACCGTGTCGCGACGCTCCGCGCGGAACTCACAACATCTCGCCCGCTGTTATCGAAGCGTGCTGCGCTCTCGTCCGAGACCCGGGAGCTGCTCGACACGCTCGGTGTTGTCGCGGCGGCGGTGGAGCGCGAGCCCGAATCCGTTGGCTCGTACATCGTCAGCATGGCCCACGAAGTCAGCGATATTCTCGAGGTGCTCGTGCTGCTCCGTGAGGTCGGGCTGTGGTCGATCGATGGGGGCGTGACCCGTTGCCCGATCGATGTCGCCCCGCTGTTCGAGACGGTCGACGACCTCGAGCGTGCCGGAGCGGTTCTTCGCGAGTTGTTCTCGGAGCCGGCGTATCGAGCGCATCTCGCGTCGAGAGACGGGTTCCAGGAGGTCATGCTCGGGTATTCGGACAGCAACAAGGACGGCGGGTACTGGGCGGCGAACTGGCGCCTGTATCGCGCGCAGGACGACCTCGCGCGCGTGTGCCGCGACGCCGGGGTGTCGTTCCGGTTCTTCCACGGCAGGGGTGGCACGGTCGCACGAGGGGGCGGGCGCGCCCACCGGGCGATCCTGTCGAGCCCGCGTGCCAGCCGCAACGGGAGGATCAGGTTTACGGAGCAGGGCGAGGTCATCTCGTTCCGGTACGCGATGCCCGAGCTGGCGCACCGTCACCTTGAGCAGATCGTCAACGCGATGCTGCGCAGCGTCGACGCCGGCGCGCCGGAATCATCCGGGCCGGACGGGTTTCACGACGTGATGGATTCGGTGGCGCAGCGGTCCCGGTCGGTGTACCGCGGGCTGATCGACGATCCGGGGTTCTGGGGCTGGTTCGTGGGGCGTTCGCCGGTGCTGCACATCGGTGATCTCCCGATCGCCTCTCGCCCCGTGCTGCGATCGGGGCGCGAGGTGCGGTTCGAGAACCTGCGCGCGATCCCCTGGGTGTTCGCGTGGACGCAGATGCGGTACAACGCGCCGGGCTGGTACGGCGTGGGCGAAGCGTTCGAGCGAGAGGTGATGGCGGACGGCTCGCGCGTCGAGGCGTGCCGGGCGGCCTATCGGGAGGGCGGGTTCTTCAGGGCGTTCATCGATAATGCGCAGCAGGAGATGGCGCGGGCGCGTCTGCCGGTGGCGCGCTGGTACGCCTGGGAAGAGGGGCGGGCGTTCCACGATCGGCTCGCGCGCGAGTACGCGCTGGCGGAGCGGGCGATCCTGGCGATCACGGGGCAGCGGGCGCTGCTCGACAACAACCCGGTCATCCAGCGGTCGATCCACGAGCGGAACCCAGACACCGACGCGATCAACGCGCTGCAGGTCGAGTTGCTTCGTCGCTGGAGGGAGTCGCCGGGCGCCATGGGCGCCACGCGGGACGCGGGGGACGACGGGGCCAGGCTGCGGCGGCTGATCCTGCTGAGCGTGAACGCGCTGGCCGCGGCGATGCAGAGCACGGGCTGA